The sequence AACAGGCTGGTGGCGACTTGAACGGTGCTTCATCCAGTCTCGAACGCGCCCAGCGTGTAGCGCCTCGGGAACCGCAAGTGCTCTATCGTCTGGCTCAGGTACGCATGGCCCAGGGTGATGCGCCGCAAGCGGAACAGTTTGCTCGTCGTGGCCTGACTCTGGCCAATGGCCGCCCTGACCTGCAAGCCAGCCTGTGGGGCTTGATTGGCGACGCCCGCGAGAAGCAGGGTGATGCCACCGGTGCCGCTCAGGCTCGGCAAAAGGCCAAGGTACGTCTCTGATGGATTCACGTTTTCCGGCGATTGCCGAACAGCTGTTGCTGATTGAGCGTGAGCTGCGATTGCAGGGCTGGTGGGATGAAGTGTCCCCCAGCAACGAAGCACTGAGCAGTGTCGAGCCTTTTTCCGTTGATACCCTGGACTTCCATCAGTGGCTGCAATGGATTTTCTTGGTGCGGATGAAACAAATCCTCGAGCAGGACCTGCCGCTGCCGAATGCGTCGGGGATTCTGGAGATGGCCGAGATGGTCTATGCCGATCGTCCTCTGGAAAGCCTTGGCCTGCGGGGCGCGCTGAAAAAGTTCGATCAACTGATCGTCGACGCTCGTTAATTGCCTGACTGCCGGGTTTTCCGGCAGTCTTGCGCACATTTCTACCGCTTGACGACATTCAGGCGAGTTTTATCCCTCCTCAAGCCCCTTTCTTCTACGTTCTCATGCGCTTAGTTGGAAAAAAGCGCAATTATTACTTGACTTGAAGGGGCTGAAACAGAAGAATCCAAAGTCCGCTGTAGAGGGACTGCCAGAAGCAGACCCACTCAGCAGATCATGAGGCGCACATCCGCGCCGACCTGTTACACCCGCAACGCGTTACCTCGCGCTGGGTGGGAAAATCCCGCAACACTTGGGAAGCTCCCAATACTTGCTCAGTCAGTGCTGACGTAGTCGGCGACCACCGTCGCTCATGCTCTGCTGAGAAGTAAACCTATTAAGACCCGTCGGTTTTTAACGGACGGTATTCTGGCGTTTTAGAGGTGAACAACGTGGAGCTTTTATCTGGTGGTGAGATGCTCGTCCGCTTTTTGCGTGACGAAGGCGTCGACTATATCTACGGGTACCCAGGTGGTGCTCTGCTGCATGTCTATGACGCACTGTTCAAAGAACCGGCTGTTACCCACATCCTGGTTCGCCACGAACAAGCCGCGACCCATATGGCTGACGGTTATGCCCGTGCCACCGGTAAAGCCGGCGTGGTACTGGTAACGTCCGGCCCTGGCGCGACCAATGCCATCACCGGCATCGCGACTGCTTATATGGACTCCATTCCGATGGTGATCATTTCTGGCCAGGTGGCGAGCACCATGGTCGGTACTGACGCATTCCAGGAAACCGACATGATCGGTATCTCCCGGCCGATCGTGAAACACAGCTTCATGATCAAGCATGCGTCGGAAATCCCGGAAGTCATGAAAAAGGCCTTCTACCTCGCGCAATCCGGTCGCCCGGGTCCAGTGGTGGTCGATATTCCGAAAGACATGACCAACCCGGCGGAAAAATTCGAATACATCTTCCCGAAGAAAGCCAAGCTGCGTTCCTACAGCCCGGCTGTTCGTGGGCATTCGGGGCAAATCCGCAAGGCAGTAGAAATGCTCCTGGCGGCCAAGCGTCCGGTGCTTTACTCGGGTGGTGGCGTGATCCTGGGCGGCGGTTCTGCACCGCTGACCGAGCTGGCCAAGATGCTCAACCTGCCGGTGACCAATACCCTGATGGGGCTGGGCGCATTTCCGGGTACGGACCGTCAGTTCGTTGGCATGCTCGGCATGCACGGCAGTTACACGGCCAACCTGACCATGCACCATGCTGACGTGATTCTTGCGGTGGGTGCACGCTTCGATGACCGGGTAATCAATGGCGCGAGCAAGTTCTGCCCGAATGCCAAGATCATCCACATCGACATCGACCCGGCGTCGATCTCCAAGACCATCAAGGCAGACGTGCCTATCGTCGGTCCAGTGGAAAGCGTATTGACCGAAATGGTTGCAACGCTCAAGGAGATCGGCGAAACCCCGAACAAGGATTCCGTTGCCAGTTGGTGGAAGCAGATTGACGAATGGCGCGGTGACCGAGGCCTGTTCCCTTACGACAAGGGCGACGGCAGCATCATCAAGCCACAGACCGTGATCGAAACCCTGTGCGAAGTGACCAAGGGCGATGCCTTTGTGACCTCGGACGTGGGCCAGCACCAGATGTTTGCGGCGCAGTACTACACGTTCGACAAGCCTAACCGCTGGATCAACTCCGGTGGCCTGGGCACGATGGGCTTTGGTTTCCCTGCCGCCATGGGGGTGAAGCTGAGCTTCCCGGATGCCGACGTCGCTTGCGTCACCGGTGAGGGCAGTATCCAGATGAACATCCAGGAGTTGTCGACCTGCCTGCAATATGGTTTGCCGGTGAAGATCATCTGCCTGAACAACGGTGTGCTGGGCATGGTTCGCCAATGGCAAGACATGAGTTACGGCAGCCGTCATTCCCACTCGTACATGGAATCGCTGCCTGATTTCGTCAAGTTGGTTGAAGCCTATGGCCACGTCGGCATGCGCATCACCGATTTGAAGGATTTGAAGCCGAAGATGGCAGAAGCGTTCGCCATGAAAGATCGCCTGGTGTTCCTCGATATTCAGGTCGACACCAGCGAGCACGTCTATCCGATGCAGATCAAAGACGGCTCTATGCGCGACATGTGGCTGAACAAGACGGAGCGTACCTAATCATGCGGCACATTATCTCCCTGCTTCTGGAGAACGAACCGGGCGCTTTGTCTCGTGTGGTCGGCCTGTTTTCGCAACGCAACTACAACATCGAAAGCCTGACCGTGGCGCCAACCGAAGACCCGACCCTGTCGCGCCTGACGTTGACCACGGTCGGCCATGATGAGGTGATCGAGCAGATCACCAAGAACCTCAACAAGCTGATCGAAGTGGTCAAGCTGGTCGATTTGTCGGAAAGTGCCCACATCGAGCGTGAACTGATGCTGGTCAAGGTCAAGGCTACGGGTGCCCAACGTGCCGAGATCAAGCGTACTACCGATATTTATCGCGGGCAGATCGTTGATGTGAGCGCCAGCGTTTATACCGTTCAACTGACCGGTACAAGCGACAAGCTGGACAGCTTCATCCAGTCGATCGGGACGGCCTCGATTTTGGAAACCGTACGCAGTGGTGTCACCGGGATTGCCCGTGGCGACAAAGTACTCAGCATCTAACTCAATTAGTGAATGGCCTAACGGCCTGGATATATAGAGGAACCTCATGAAAGTTTATTACGAAAAAGATTGTGACCTGTCGATCATCCAGGGCAAAAAAGTCGCCATCATCGGTTACGGCTCCCAGGGTCACGCTCAAGCTTGCAACCTGAAAGATTCCGGCGTCGACGTAACTGTCGGTCTGCGTAAAGGCTCGGCCACTGTGGCCAAGGCTGAAGCTCACGGCCTGAAAGTGACCGACGTGGCATCGGCTGTTGCAGCGGCTGACCTGGTCATGATTCTGACCCCGGACGAGTTCCAGTCCGCGCTGTACAAGAACGAAATCGAGCCGAACATCAAAAAAGGCGCCACCCTGGCCTTCTCCCACGGCTTCGCGATCCACTACAACCAGGTTGTGCCGCGCGCTGACCTCGACGTGATCATGATCGCGCCGAAAGCACCGGGCCACACCGTGCGCTCCGAGTTCGTCAAAGGCGGCGGTATTCCTGACCTGATCGCGATCTACCAGGACGCGTCGGGCAACGCCAAAAACGTCGCACTGTCCTACGCTGCTGGCGTCGGTGGCGGTCGTACCGGCATCATCGAAACCACGTTCAAGGACGAGACTGAAACCGACCTGTTCGGCGAACAAGCCGTTCTGTGCGGTGGTACCGTTGAGCTGGTCAAGGCCGGTTTCGAAACGCTGGTTGAAGCTGGCTACGCGCCGGAAATGGCCTACTTCGAATGCCTGCACGAACTGAAGCTGATCGTTGACCTCATGTACGAAGGCGGTATCGCCAACATGAACTATTCGATCTCCAACAACGCCGAGTACGGCGAGTACGTGACTGGCCCGGAAGTGATCAACGCCGAGTCCCGTCAGGCCATGCGCAACGCCCTGAAACGTATTCAGGACGGCGAGTACGCCAAAATGTTCATCAGCGAAGGCGCAACCGGCTACCCTTCGATGACCGCCAAGCGTCGTAACAACGCCGCTCACGGTATCGAAATCATCGGCGAGCAACTGCGCTCCATGATGCCGTGGATCGGTGCCAACAAGATCGTCGACAAAGCCAAGAACTAAGTCGTACGCATCAAGGAAAAACGCGGCTTAGGCCGCGTTTTTTCGTTTGGGGGCTGGTTCTGGTATAAAGCTGCATCGTTTGCGGGCGAACACTCGCCGCAAGTTTCTGTCGAAATTTTTCACACCGTTGCAAGGTAAAGTCCATGAGCGAACGTCCCGAAGAGCCAAGCCAGGCCTCTGACGCCGAAAGCCTGCTACCGATCGATGAACATGTCGAAGAAGGGCATGATGCTGAAGGCCGTAAAGTCCGGCATCGTGGTATCTATCTCCTGCCCAATCTGTTCACCACTGCGAACCTATTTGCAGGGTTTTACTCCATCATCAATTCCATGAGTGCTCAGAGCGCATTGGCGGCTGGTGATGCTGCCAGCGCCAGTAAATACTTTGGCTTCGCGGCGATTGCGATTTTTGTCGCTATGGTCCTTGATGGTCTTGATGGTCGTGTAGCGCGAATGACCAATACCCAGAGTGCCTTTGGTGCCGAGTATGACTCGCTGTCCGATATGGTGGCTTTTGGTGTGGCGCCGGCACTGTTGGCGTTCGCTTGGGCTCTGGGTGACATGGGCAAGGTCGGCTGGATGGTAGCCTTCATCTATGTGGCGGGTGCTGCACTGCGTCTGGCGCGTTTCAATACTCAGGTGGGCACTGCCGACAAGCGCTACTTCATTGGCTTGGCCAGTCCGGCAGCGGCAGGTGTAGTGGCCGGTATTGTCTGGGCATTCAGTGACTACGGGATCCAGGGTTCGAAGATGTCGTTCCTCGTCGCGTTGATGGTTGCGGCGGCCGGTATGCTGATGGTCAGCAATATCAAGTACAACAGCTTCAAGGAGCTGGACCTCAAGGGGCGTGTGCCATTTGTGGCCATCTTGGCCGTGGTGCTGGTGTTCGCAGTGGTCTTCAGTGATCCGCCGCGAATCCTGCTGTTGGTGTTCCTTGCCTATGCTGCGTCCGGTCCGGTGCAGTACCTGCTGCATCTTCGTCGACGCAAAACGTTGCCTTAATGTAATTTCCCCCATACTCCGCAGTCTATTGGTGCAGAAGTCCTCCAACGCTGCGGAGTTGCCATGTTAATCAAGTTGCCCAAAGCGTCTGATTGCCAAGAATCGGACGTCACGCCTGAATCCCTCTACTTCTCTCGCCGTAGCTTGCTTGGTGGTGCGCTTGCCGGCATCGCTGCCAGTAGTCTGCCGCGTTGGGCCAGTGCTGATGATGCTGCGCCCTACGCCGACGTTGAGCCGAGCAAGGCGCCAAGCTGGTTTGCCGAAAAGCTCACCGGTACAAAATGGCAGGCGGTTACCGTCAAGGACGAGACCATCACGCCATTCAAGGACGCGACCCACTACAACAACTTCTATGAGTTCGGTACTGACAAGGGTGATCCTGCGGCCAATGCCGGGTCGCTCAAGACCGAGCCGTGGAGTGTTGTAATTGATGGTGAGGTCGCCAAGCCTGGGCGCTATGCCCTGGAAGACTTCATGAAGCCGTTCCAGTTGGAGGAGCGTATCTATCGTCTGCGTTGCGTTGAGGCGTGGTCGATGGTTATTCCCTGGATTGGATTCCCGATTTCTGCGCTGCTCAAGCAGGTCGAGCCTACCTCCAAAGCCAAGTACATTCGTTTCGAAACCCTGCAGGACCCCAAGAGTATGCCTGGGCAGCGCTCCAGTTTTGCCTTGATTGATTGGCCTTATGTAGAAGGGCTGCGGCTGGATGAGGCGATGAATCCCTTGGCGATCCTGGCGGTAGGGATGTATGGCCGGGAGTTGCCGAATCAGAACGGGGCGCCGTTGCGTTTGGTGGTGCCGTGGAAGTATGGCTTCAAGAGCGTCAAATCCATTGTGCGAATCAGTCTGGTCAGCGAGCAGCCGAAAACGACATGGCAAAGCATCGCGGCGGATGAGTATGGTTTTTATGCGAATGTGAACCCCACGGTCGATCATCCCCGGTGGACCCAGGCGCGGGAGCGGCGTCTACCGAGCGGGCTGTTCAGTCCCAATGTGCGCGAGACGCAAATGTTCAACGGCTACTCCGATGAGGTCGCTTCTTTATATAGTGGCCTCGATCTGCGGAAGAACTACTGATGCGCTATCCGATCTGGCGTATCTGCGTCTTTATGGCTGCGGTGGTATGGCTGTTCTTCTGGCTGTATGAGGCCTGGAGTTTTGCCCTCGGGCCTGATCCGGGGAAAGTATTGATGGATCGGTTGGGGTTGGGGACTTTGATTTTGCTGTTGGTCACCATGAGCATGACGCCATTGCAGAAATTGAGCGGTTGGGCAGGGTGGATTGCTGTTCGGCGGCAGCTGGGGCTTTGGTGCTTTGCCTATGTGGTGTTGCACCTGGTGGCTTACTGCGTGTTTATCCTGGGGCTTGATTGGTCGCAACTGGGTGTCGAGTTGCGTAAGCGTCCCTACATTATAGTGGGCACCCTTGGTTTCCTTTGTTTGTTGGTGTTGGCAGTGACGTCCAATCGCTACAGCCAGCGCCAGCTGGGCGCACGCTGGAAGAAGCTGCATCGTCTGGTCTACATAATTCTCGGGCTGGGTCTGCTGCACATGTTGTGGATCGTCCGTGCTGATCTGAAGGAGTGGGCTATCTATGCATCTATAGGTGCATTGCTTTTGGTCCTGCGTATACCGCCTGTAATGCGTCGAATCCCGCGCCTTATAGCGAAAAAAGCACTTTCTGCAACAAAAGCGTAATTAACCCTTGACGGCAGATTCTGGAAGTCTATAATTCGCCCCACTTCCGGCGCAGTCGAAACGGAAAACTCCTTGGTAAACAAAGAGTTATGTAGGTTTCGACAGCGAGCTGCTTCAGATCATCGAAGCCCAGAAGGAGTTGATAAGGCCGTGTTGTTTAGCCCTATTAACGGTTCGATCTTCTCGGTCGAAAGCGGAGAAAAAGAGGTGTTGACAGCAGCGTGTAACGCTGTAGAATTCGCCTCCCGCTAACGAGAGATCGGAAGCGCAAGTGGTT is a genomic window of Pseudomonas sp. ADAK18 containing:
- the pssA gene encoding CDP-diacylglycerol--serine O-phosphatidyltransferase, whose amino-acid sequence is MSERPEEPSQASDAESLLPIDEHVEEGHDAEGRKVRHRGIYLLPNLFTTANLFAGFYSIINSMSAQSALAAGDAASASKYFGFAAIAIFVAMVLDGLDGRVARMTNTQSAFGAEYDSLSDMVAFGVAPALLAFAWALGDMGKVGWMVAFIYVAGAALRLARFNTQVGTADKRYFIGLASPAAAGVVAGIVWAFSDYGIQGSKMSFLVALMVAAAGMLMVSNIKYNSFKELDLKGRVPFVAILAVVLVFAVVFSDPPRILLLVFLAYAASGPVQYLLHLRRRKTLP
- a CDS encoding acetolactate synthase 3 large subunit; translation: MELLSGGEMLVRFLRDEGVDYIYGYPGGALLHVYDALFKEPAVTHILVRHEQAATHMADGYARATGKAGVVLVTSGPGATNAITGIATAYMDSIPMVIISGQVASTMVGTDAFQETDMIGISRPIVKHSFMIKHASEIPEVMKKAFYLAQSGRPGPVVVDIPKDMTNPAEKFEYIFPKKAKLRSYSPAVRGHSGQIRKAVEMLLAAKRPVLYSGGGVILGGGSAPLTELAKMLNLPVTNTLMGLGAFPGTDRQFVGMLGMHGSYTANLTMHHADVILAVGARFDDRVINGASKFCPNAKIIHIDIDPASISKTIKADVPIVGPVESVLTEMVATLKEIGETPNKDSVASWWKQIDEWRGDRGLFPYDKGDGSIIKPQTVIETLCEVTKGDAFVTSDVGQHQMFAAQYYTFDKPNRWINSGGLGTMGFGFPAAMGVKLSFPDADVACVTGEGSIQMNIQELSTCLQYGLPVKIICLNNGVLGMVRQWQDMSYGSRHSHSYMESLPDFVKLVEAYGHVGMRITDLKDLKPKMAEAFAMKDRLVFLDIQVDTSEHVYPMQIKDGSMRDMWLNKTERT
- a CDS encoding YqcC family protein, coding for MDSRFPAIAEQLLLIERELRLQGWWDEVSPSNEALSSVEPFSVDTLDFHQWLQWIFLVRMKQILEQDLPLPNASGILEMAEMVYADRPLESLGLRGALKKFDQLIVDAR
- the ilvN gene encoding acetolactate synthase small subunit; this translates as MRHIISLLLENEPGALSRVVGLFSQRNYNIESLTVAPTEDPTLSRLTLTTVGHDEVIEQITKNLNKLIEVVKLVDLSESAHIERELMLVKVKATGAQRAEIKRTTDIYRGQIVDVSASVYTVQLTGTSDKLDSFIQSIGTASILETVRSGVTGIARGDKVLSI
- the ilvC gene encoding ketol-acid reductoisomerase, producing the protein MKVYYEKDCDLSIIQGKKVAIIGYGSQGHAQACNLKDSGVDVTVGLRKGSATVAKAEAHGLKVTDVASAVAAADLVMILTPDEFQSALYKNEIEPNIKKGATLAFSHGFAIHYNQVVPRADLDVIMIAPKAPGHTVRSEFVKGGGIPDLIAIYQDASGNAKNVALSYAAGVGGGRTGIIETTFKDETETDLFGEQAVLCGGTVELVKAGFETLVEAGYAPEMAYFECLHELKLIVDLMYEGGIANMNYSISNNAEYGEYVTGPEVINAESRQAMRNALKRIQDGEYAKMFISEGATGYPSMTAKRRNNAAHGIEIIGEQLRSMMPWIGANKIVDKAKN
- the msrQ gene encoding protein-methionine-sulfoxide reductase heme-binding subunit MsrQ — protein: MRYPIWRICVFMAAVVWLFFWLYEAWSFALGPDPGKVLMDRLGLGTLILLLVTMSMTPLQKLSGWAGWIAVRRQLGLWCFAYVVLHLVAYCVFILGLDWSQLGVELRKRPYIIVGTLGFLCLLVLAVTSNRYSQRQLGARWKKLHRLVYIILGLGLLHMLWIVRADLKEWAIYASIGALLLVLRIPPVMRRIPRLIAKKALSATKA
- the msrP gene encoding protein-methionine-sulfoxide reductase catalytic subunit MsrP, with the translated sequence MLIKLPKASDCQESDVTPESLYFSRRSLLGGALAGIAASSLPRWASADDAAPYADVEPSKAPSWFAEKLTGTKWQAVTVKDETITPFKDATHYNNFYEFGTDKGDPAANAGSLKTEPWSVVIDGEVAKPGRYALEDFMKPFQLEERIYRLRCVEAWSMVIPWIGFPISALLKQVEPTSKAKYIRFETLQDPKSMPGQRSSFALIDWPYVEGLRLDEAMNPLAILAVGMYGRELPNQNGAPLRLVVPWKYGFKSVKSIVRISLVSEQPKTTWQSIAADEYGFYANVNPTVDHPRWTQARERRLPSGLFSPNVRETQMFNGYSDEVASLYSGLDLRKNY